A genomic segment from Triplophysa dalaica isolate WHDGS20190420 chromosome 22, ASM1584641v1, whole genome shotgun sequence encodes:
- the LOC130411447 gene encoding olfactory receptor 6N1-like: protein MAYENDTVKNVESFIITGFDHLQNQKFLGFLILITYTLILLGNGINLCIILTDRHLHKPMYILICNLAVVDIMYSSTCGTTMISVLLAEIKTVSYNSCFSRMFFYHLGDVTECLTLTLMALDRLIAIRFPLRYHSIVTNSRSILFILIMWLIGFGMGGLKMSVTASLPYCQSKPVIRYVFCEDPALIRAACVNPEPYFLLPVILSLWLMFGQFPFILCTYAVLAYSVAKLSNNASKMQMISTCLSHLIVLFSYYAPKLVSILLTRIGVVLTLTERNAIMIVASLVPPLINPTVYSIRTKEIRKRLAYVLMGKKVAPIPFKPRSLDLS from the coding sequence ATGGCATATGAAAATGACACAGTAAAAAATGTAGAGAGCTTTATAATAACTGGATTTGATCACCTGCAAAACCAAAAATTTCTTGGATTTCTAATCTTAATAACCTACACCCTCATATTGCTTGGGAACGGCATCAATCTGTGCATCATCTTGACTGacagacatttacacaaacCAATGTACATATTAATCTGTAACCTTGCTGTTGTTGATATAATGTACTCTTCTACCTGCGGCACAACCATGATCTCAGTGCTGCTGGCCGAGATTAAAACGGTTTCATACAACTCTTGTTTCTCAAGGATGTTCTTCTATCATCTTGGTGATGTCACAGAATGCCTGACTCTGACCCTGATGGCATTAGATCGACTTATTGCGATTAGGTTTCCATTAAGGTACCACAGCATTGTAACGAATTCGAGAtcaattctgtttattttaataatgtggCTCATTGGATTCGGGATGGGAGGTTTAAAAATGTCTGTGACAGCCAGTCTCCCATACTGCCAGTCCAAGCCCGTCATCAGATATGTGTTTTGTGAGGATCCTGCCTTGATCAGAGCTGCTTGTGTTAATCCTGAACCTTACTTTTTATTGCCTGTGATATTAAGTTTGTGGCTAATGTTTGGACagtttccttttattttgtgCACCTATGCAGTGCTGGCGTACAGCGTGGCCAAACTCTCCAACAATGCAAGCAAAATGCAAATGATCAGTACATGTTTAAGTCACcttattgtgttgtttagttaTTATGCACCAAAGCTAGTCTCTATTTTACTAACTCGAATAGGAGTTGTGCTAACTTTAACAGAACGAAATGCAATAATGATTGTAGCCTCTCTGGTTCCACCACTAATAAATCCCACTGTTTACTCCATCAGAACAAAAGAGATCAGAAAACGATTAGCTTATGTGCTTATGGGTAAAAAAGTTGCACCGATTCCTTTCAAGCCACGTTCTTTAGATTTGTCATAG
- the LOC130411806 gene encoding olfactory receptor Olfr180-like, which produces MSSMLSNTSVNSSFVRPATFFINGFSNIPHAKYYYVFFSVAYVVTILGNSFIMSTIYLARRLHTAKYIAVFNLALSDLCGNSALIPKVIDMFLFDHQDISYEACLANMFFVYHFMNMQSLTLLVLAFDRLIAICFPLRYHAIVTKSVMFLIIAVMWMFSVTMFAILVGLLTRLSFCRSTVVDSYFCDHGPIYRLACNDNYINNIMANICIGLLICLPLLLIIISYFCIALALSKIAHGVERIKAMKTCSSHLLLVAIFYLPVISVNISALLASLHPNARIINNALSQIIPPMLNPIIYTLKTDEVMQSIKELYKRNNVNLIIERNIKRIGRN; this is translated from the coding sequence ATGTCTTCTATGCTGTCAAACACCTCTGTAAATTCATCCTTTGTTCGTCCAGCGACTTTCTTCATCAATGGCTTTTCTAATATCCCACATGCAAAGTACTactatgtgtttttttctgttgcgTATGTTGTGACCATTTTGGGAAATTCTTTTATCATGTCCACCATCTATTTGGCTCGCAGGCTGCACACGGCCAAATACATTGCTGTTTTCAATTTGGCTCTTTCTGATCTGTGTGGAAACTCGGCTTTGATTCCCAAAGTCattgacatgtttttgttcGATCACCAGGACATTTCGTACGAGGCCTGCTTGGCgaatatgttttttgtatatCATTTCATGAACATGCAGTCTTTAACACTTCTCGTTTTGGCTTTTGACAGACTGATCGCTATTTGTTTTCCTCTAAGATATCATGCCATTGTAACTAAATCAGTCATGTTTCTGATCATAGCAGTTATGTGGATGTTTTCTGTGACTATGTTTGCCATCCTTGTAGGTTTGCTCACTAGACTCTCGTTTTGTAGATCCACTGTGGTCGATAGTTATTTCTGTGATCATGGTCCTATCTATAGACTAGCTTGTAATGATAAttacataaataacattatGGCAAATATTTGCATTGGTCTCCTGATTTGCTTGCCACTTTTGCTAATAATCATCTCATATTTTTGCATCGCTTTGGCTTTATCTAAGATTGCACACGGTGTGGAGCGGATCAAAGCCATGAAAACCTGTTCATCCCATCTCTTGTTGGTGGCTATTTTTTATCTTCCAGTTATAAGTGTTAATATTTCAGCTTTATTAGCATCTCTTCATCCGAACGCCCGCATAATTAACAATGCCCTCTCGCAGATAATACCACCCATGCTGAATCCCATCATATACACTTTAAAGACAGACGAGGTCATGCAATCCATAAAAGAACTGTACAAACGAAACAACGTGAACCTGATAATTGAAAGAAATATTAAACGCATTGGAAGAAATTAA